One genomic window of Evansella cellulosilytica DSM 2522 includes the following:
- a CDS encoding vWA domain-containing protein, with amino-acid sequence MSKGTLRQILLLTDGCSNSGDDPVAIAALAKEEGMTVNVIGIVGEGEMSERGIDEIESIAEAGGGISQIVYAKQLSQTVQMVTRKAMTQTIHGVVNKEITQILGEEKELEDLEPEKRGQLMEVVDELGETMDLDIFILVDTSASMKNKMPMVQEALIDLSVSLRSRTGDNHFALYAFPGKRKDIDKLIQWTPHFDSLSGAFKKMSLSGITPTGPALQEAIRIVRKRMKKRGIDDDERFDLEEVDM; translated from the coding sequence GTGAGTAAAGGTACACTTAGGCAAATATTGTTGTTAACAGATGGTTGTTCAAATTCTGGCGATGATCCAGTTGCTATTGCAGCATTAGCAAAGGAAGAGGGCATGACAGTCAATGTTATTGGCATTGTCGGTGAAGGTGAAATGAGTGAAAGAGGAATTGATGAAATAGAATCTATTGCGGAAGCTGGCGGTGGTATTAGTCAAATTGTCTATGCGAAGCAGCTATCTCAAACGGTACAGATGGTTACAAGGAAAGCAATGACACAAACGATTCATGGCGTTGTAAATAAAGAAATCACCCAAATACTTGGGGAAGAAAAAGAGTTAGAGGATTTGGAACCAGAGAAGCGAGGACAATTAATGGAAGTTGTTGATGAGCTTGGGGAGACGATGGATTTAGATATATTTATTTTAGTCGATACAAGTGCAAGTATGAAAAATAAAATGCCAATGGTTCAAGAAGCACTTATTGATTTATCTGTTAGTTTACGGTCAAGAACAGGAGATAACCATTTTGCACTTTATGCATTTCCTGGGAAAAGAAAGGATATCGATAAGCTCATTCAATGGACGCCTCATTTTGATTCTCTTTCGGGCGCATTTAAGAAAATGTCTCTATCAGGGATTACACCAACAGGCCCTGCATTACAGGAGGCAATTCGTATTGTGAGAAAGAGAATGAAAAAGAGAGGGATAGATGATGATGAGAGATTCGATCTCGAAGAAGTCGACATGTAA
- a CDS encoding protein kinase domain-containing protein encodes MMMRDSISKKSTCKLLPNQRIVGRWQKNPYRIIKELGYGATGTVYLAEGQSGLVALKIASDSMSITSEVNVMRQFSKVQGPSLGPSFYEADDYVCKEGVFPFYTMEYIKGEPFLPFLRDKGAEWLGILVVQLLGDLHHLHKAGWVFGDLKPENLLVTKKPFRVRWLDVGGMTKQGRGIKEYTEFFDRGYWGVGNRKAEPSYDLFSVCMLFLNRAYPSRFEKDNDVGPAKLLMKFKEKKLIAPYESIFRKGIEGKYHHAQEMKKDLVDLLQHTSFSVKGNARGNNSNNSLKKRGARNKKSRKEKRFIGFFETMFVASFLLIIYILYLFGQTM; translated from the coding sequence ATGATGATGAGAGATTCGATCTCGAAGAAGTCGACATGTAAGCTTCTCCCCAATCAAAGGATTGTTGGAAGATGGCAAAAGAATCCGTATCGGATTATAAAAGAATTAGGTTATGGAGCGACAGGTACAGTTTATTTAGCAGAAGGTCAATCTGGCTTAGTAGCTTTAAAAATTGCAAGTGATTCGATGTCCATTACGTCAGAAGTAAACGTGATGCGTCAATTTTCCAAGGTCCAAGGGCCAAGCCTTGGACCTTCTTTTTATGAAGCTGACGATTATGTATGTAAGGAAGGGGTTTTCCCATTTTATACGATGGAATACATTAAAGGTGAACCATTCCTTCCATTTTTAAGAGATAAAGGAGCAGAGTGGTTAGGAATACTCGTCGTGCAGCTACTAGGGGATTTACATCATCTCCATAAGGCAGGATGGGTATTTGGAGATTTAAAGCCAGAAAACTTACTAGTGACGAAAAAACCGTTTCGAGTGAGGTGGTTAGATGTTGGAGGAATGACAAAGCAAGGTAGGGGGATAAAAGAATACACAGAGTTCTTCGATCGTGGGTATTGGGGAGTAGGAAATAGAAAAGCAGAGCCAAGCTATGACTTATTTTCGGTATGCATGCTATTTTTAAATAGAGCGTATCCGTCAAGATTTGAGAAGGATAATGATGTCGGTCCTGCAAAACTGCTAATGAAGTTTAAAGAAAAGAAGCTTATAGCACCATATGAATCTATTTTTCGAAAAGGGATAGAAGGAAAATACCATCATGCACAAGAAATGAAAAAGGACTTGGTAGATTTATTACAGCATACTTCCTTTTCAGTGAAAGGAAATGCGCGTGGGAATAATAGTAATAATAGCTTAAAGAAACGTGGTGCTCGTAACAAGAAAAGTAGAAAGGAGAAAAGATTTATCGGTTTTTTTGAAACGATGTTCGTTGCCTCTTTTCTTCTCATTATATATATTTTATACTTATTTGGACAAACCATGTAA
- a CDS encoding threonine/serine exporter family protein translates to MGKADDVMDICLLAGQIMLTYGAETYRVEETLERMAKSASFSNIHCFATTTGIFLSFEEKKEKEDLMQMVRVDDRLQDLGKVTDVNQVSRQFVAGDITIEEAHEKLTAIAKAPMQYPLWLIHIAAGIAGGGFSYLFGGGWFDLIPAFIAAVVSSIVVVEFERHLKVRFAAEFTAAFAGGTTAILLVLIGIGSNLDQIIIGSLMPLVPGVPLTNAVRDLMSGDLLAGVSRGAEALLTSLSIASGIALTISVFL, encoded by the coding sequence ATGGGAAAAGCAGATGATGTGATGGACATCTGCTTATTAGCGGGGCAAATCATGCTAACTTACGGTGCTGAAACATATCGTGTTGAAGAAACATTAGAGCGGATGGCTAAATCAGCTTCTTTTTCTAATATTCACTGCTTTGCAACAACAACTGGTATTTTTCTATCCTTTGAAGAAAAAAAAGAAAAAGAGGATTTAATGCAAATGGTCCGGGTAGACGACCGATTACAGGATTTAGGTAAAGTTACTGACGTCAACCAAGTGTCTAGACAGTTTGTTGCAGGTGATATTACGATTGAAGAAGCACATGAAAAATTGACCGCTATTGCAAAAGCGCCGATGCAATATCCGTTATGGCTAATACATATTGCTGCTGGAATAGCTGGGGGCGGATTTTCCTATTTATTTGGTGGAGGTTGGTTCGATTTAATACCAGCATTTATTGCAGCTGTTGTTTCTAGTATTGTAGTAGTAGAATTTGAAAGGCATTTAAAAGTAAGGTTTGCTGCTGAATTTACGGCTGCATTTGCAGGGGGAACTACGGCTATTCTATTAGTGCTAATAGGGATCGGGAGCAACTTAGATCAAATTATTATTGGCTCGCTCATGCCATTAGTTCCAGGTGTTCCATTAACAAATGCTGTACGTGATTTAATGTCGGGAGACTTATTAGCAGGGGTGAGCCGTGGTGCAGAAGCATTACTCACATCATTATCAATTGCCAGCGGTATCGCATTAACCATTTCGGTGTTTTTATGA
- a CDS encoding threonine/serine exporter family protein produces the protein MDLIAELIITFIATVAFGVIFSVPKRALLIGGAIGMVTWGVFQTGLSLNTSHVFATAFASLTAATAAHFLAKKIRIPVTTLAIPGILPLVPGSRAYFTMLSFVEGDYITGLEYGVETMLRAGAIAAGLVFALVIFSFGKGTGHRYEPNR, from the coding sequence ATGGATTTAATTGCAGAACTCATCATAACATTTATAGCAACTGTTGCTTTTGGGGTCATTTTTAGTGTTCCTAAAAGGGCTCTTCTTATCGGCGGTGCCATCGGAATGGTAACGTGGGGCGTGTTCCAAACTGGACTATCACTTAATACATCTCACGTTTTTGCTACTGCATTTGCATCATTAACTGCAGCTACAGCAGCGCACTTTTTAGCTAAAAAAATTAGGATACCAGTAACCACGTTAGCCATTCCCGGTATACTCCCTCTTGTACCAGGAAGTCGCGCATATTTTACGATGCTATCGTTTGTAGAGGGAGATTACATTACGGGTCTTGAGTATGGAGTAGAAACGATGCTAAGAGCTGGGGCTATAGCGGCAGGGTTAGTATTTGCCCTCGTTATTTTTTCATTTGGGAAAGGAACAGGACACCGTTATGAACCAAATCGTTAA
- the tilS gene encoding tRNA lysidine(34) synthetase TilS, with protein sequence MNQIVNEFIKDHQLIYEKDRIIVAVSGGPDSMALLHYLQMVKRDYHLQLIVAHVEHGLRGVESVNDCNFVKSYCEENKLDFFLYEPNVMAMKEELGLSTQEAARFSRYQWFEKLMEEHKATKLAFAHHGDDQVETVLMKQVRGSVVSLQGIPVKRQFGNGMIIRPFLCVEKSDILEYCQEHHIQYRIDQSNDSDNYKRNRFRKYILPFLKEENPSIHKTFQRQSEISTEENEFLQSLAKMEVEKAIDYHQESEICISNQRLLQMPTTLQRRALHLILNYLSLNSGREITVHHFDSIIELIKKASPSGMLHLPKGIFVEKVYDKCLFKVNIHKERPETIQFTKIPIPGMVPLKLGKIHTTVLKNWKSFDAKSDTFIGDIGKLSLPLFVRSRKNGDRLSPYGLDGTKKLKEVFIEKKVPKHLRDQWPVVTDSNDKIIWVPLLKRSNIALVGESTEQVIKIVFDHENDLLLHSI encoded by the coding sequence ATGAACCAAATCGTTAATGAGTTTATTAAAGATCATCAATTAATTTATGAAAAAGACCGTATTATTGTAGCTGTATCGGGTGGTCCTGACAGCATGGCACTCCTTCATTATTTACAAATGGTAAAAAGAGACTATCATCTTCAATTAATCGTTGCCCATGTAGAACACGGTCTTAGAGGAGTAGAGTCGGTTAATGACTGTAATTTTGTTAAATCGTATTGTGAAGAGAACAAACTAGATTTTTTCTTATATGAGCCTAATGTCATGGCAATGAAAGAAGAACTTGGGCTTTCTACTCAAGAAGCGGCGAGATTTAGTCGCTACCAGTGGTTTGAAAAGCTTATGGAGGAACATAAAGCTACAAAGCTTGCTTTTGCACACCATGGGGATGATCAAGTAGAAACCGTGTTAATGAAGCAAGTTCGCGGAAGTGTAGTTAGTCTACAAGGTATTCCAGTTAAACGGCAATTTGGTAATGGAATGATAATAAGGCCATTTTTATGTGTAGAAAAAAGCGATATTCTTGAATATTGTCAGGAGCATCATATTCAATATCGAATAGACCAATCGAATGATTCGGACAATTATAAAAGGAATCGATTTAGAAAGTACATCCTTCCTTTCTTGAAAGAAGAAAATCCATCTATTCATAAAACGTTTCAAAGACAAAGCGAGATTTCAACGGAAGAAAATGAATTCTTGCAATCACTTGCTAAAATGGAAGTTGAAAAAGCGATCGACTATCATCAAGAAAGTGAAATTTGCATAAGCAATCAGCGATTATTACAAATGCCAACCACTTTACAAAGAAGGGCGCTTCATCTAATATTAAACTATCTTTCTTTAAATAGTGGCCGTGAAATAACAGTTCATCATTTCGATTCCATTATTGAACTAATAAAAAAGGCGTCACCGTCAGGAATGCTACATTTACCAAAAGGTATTTTTGTAGAAAAAGTGTATGATAAGTGTTTATTTAAGGTAAATATACATAAGGAACGTCCGGAAACAATACAATTTACAAAGATTCCAATTCCAGGCATGGTTCCGCTAAAGTTGGGAAAAATACATACAACTGTCTTAAAAAATTGGAAAAGCTTTGACGCTAAAAGTGATACCTTTATAGGTGATATAGGAAAACTTTCCTTACCACTCTTTGTACGATCACGAAAGAACGGAGATCGTTTGTCTCCTTATGGACTTGATGGTACGAAAAAGCTTAAAGAGGTTTTTATTGAAAAAAAGGTACCTAAGCACTTACGTGATCAATGGCCTGTTGTAACAGATTCAAATGACAAAATCATTTGGGTTCCACTATTAAAGAGATCAAACATCGCCTTAGTTGGTGAATCAACAGAACAGGTTATAAAAATAGTTTTTGATCATGAAAATGATCTTTTATTACATTCTATATAG
- the hpt gene encoding hypoxanthine phosphoribosyltransferase has protein sequence MREDIQEILISEEEIQQKVSELGKKLTEEYEGKFPLVVGVLKGSLPFMGDLIQKIDTHMEMDLMDVSSYGNETVSSGEVKIVKDLNTSVEGRDVLILEDIIDSGLTLSYLVKLFQYRKAKSVKVVTLLDKPDGRKVDLVPDLAGFIVPDEFVVGYGLDYAERYRNLPYIGILKPEIYQG, from the coding sequence ATGAGAGAAGACATTCAAGAGATATTAATTTCTGAAGAGGAAATTCAGCAAAAAGTAAGTGAATTAGGAAAAAAGTTAACGGAAGAATATGAAGGTAAATTTCCATTAGTTGTTGGTGTTTTAAAAGGTTCCCTCCCTTTTATGGGTGACCTGATTCAAAAAATAGATACCCATATGGAAATGGATTTGATGGACGTTTCAAGCTATGGTAATGAAACAGTTTCATCTGGAGAGGTGAAAATTGTAAAGGACTTGAACACATCCGTTGAAGGACGAGACGTTCTTATTTTAGAGGATATTATTGATAGTGGATTAACCTTAAGCTATTTGGTTAAATTATTTCAATATCGAAAAGCGAAATCGGTAAAGGTAGTAACGCTTTTAGATAAACCAGATGGTAGAAAAGTTGATCTTGTTCCTGATTTAGCTGGTTTTATTGTTCCAGATGAATTTGTCGTAGGATACGGATTAGATTATGCAGAGCGTTATCGAAACCTTCCTTATATAGGCATCTTAAAGCCTGAAATCTATCAGGGGTGA
- the ftsH gene encoding ATP-dependent zinc metalloprotease FtsH — MNRIFRNTLFYLLIFLVIVGIVSMFQNPQQTVKHLDFNQFQQQMEDGNIKSMNIQPKLDVYVIEGEFEETVADGDNNYENFTVNVPDLASVLEGIIVASDTNEDFNFIPADEPSGWVNFFTAIIPFVIIFILFFFLLSQAQGGGSRVMNFGKSKAKLVSEDKKKARFKDVAGADEEKQELVEVVDFLKDPRKFAEIGARIPKGVLLVGPPGTGKTLLARAVAGEAGVPFFSISGSDFVEMFVGVGASRVRDLFENAKKNAPCIIFIDEIDAVGRRRGAGLGGGHDEREQTLNQLLVEMDGFGVNEGIILVAATNRADILDPALLRPGRFDRQITVGRPDVKGREEVLKVHAKNKPLSEDVDLKTIAQRTPGFSGAELENLLNEAALVAARTNKKKIDMESVEEAIDRVIAGTSKKSRVISEKERNIVAHHEAGHTVVGVKLESADMVHKVTIVPRGQAGGYAMMLPKEDRYFMTKPELLDKIIGLLGGRVAEEVIFNEVSTGAHNDFQRATGIARKMVMEFGMSDKLGPVQFGNTQGEVFLGRDINNEQNYSDAIAHEIDLEVQRILKECYERCRQILEENIDSLKLVAEMLLEHETLDAEQITSLIEEGKLPEDHHMSKKINGHDDEDNNENDVKVNIQAKEEVSEIDSDTDTEDAEEKEENVSGENEVENDEKNKKDE; from the coding sequence ATGAATCGAATTTTTCGTAATACGTTATTCTATTTATTAATATTCTTAGTTATTGTGGGGATCGTTAGTATGTTCCAAAACCCACAACAAACTGTGAAACACCTTGATTTTAATCAATTCCAACAACAAATGGAAGATGGAAATATTAAAAGCATGAACATCCAGCCGAAGTTGGATGTATATGTAATAGAAGGTGAATTTGAAGAAACAGTAGCTGATGGTGACAATAATTATGAGAATTTCACCGTAAACGTACCAGATCTAGCATCTGTGCTTGAAGGAATAATTGTCGCAAGTGATACGAATGAAGACTTCAACTTTATACCAGCTGATGAGCCTAGTGGTTGGGTCAATTTCTTTACCGCAATTATACCGTTCGTTATTATCTTCATATTGTTCTTCTTCTTACTTAGTCAGGCACAAGGTGGCGGTAGCCGCGTCATGAACTTTGGTAAGAGTAAGGCAAAGCTTGTAAGTGAAGATAAGAAAAAAGCAAGATTCAAGGATGTAGCTGGGGCGGATGAAGAGAAACAAGAGCTCGTAGAGGTTGTTGATTTCTTAAAGGACCCTCGTAAATTCGCTGAAATTGGAGCAAGAATACCAAAAGGGGTACTATTAGTAGGACCTCCAGGTACTGGTAAAACATTATTAGCGAGAGCTGTTGCTGGTGAGGCGGGTGTTCCATTCTTCTCTATCAGTGGTTCGGATTTCGTAGAAATGTTCGTCGGTGTCGGTGCATCTCGTGTCCGTGATTTATTCGAAAATGCAAAGAAAAACGCACCTTGTATTATCTTCATTGATGAGATCGATGCAGTTGGTCGAAGACGTGGAGCTGGACTTGGTGGAGGTCACGATGAGCGTGAACAAACACTGAACCAATTACTCGTTGAGATGGATGGCTTTGGTGTTAATGAAGGAATTATATTAGTTGCAGCTACAAACCGTGCTGATATTCTTGACCCGGCATTATTACGTCCTGGACGTTTCGACCGTCAAATTACGGTTGGAAGACCTGATGTAAAGGGACGAGAAGAAGTATTAAAGGTACATGCTAAAAATAAACCTTTATCCGAAGATGTAGATTTAAAAACAATTGCTCAGCGTACACCTGGCTTCTCGGGTGCTGAATTAGAAAATTTATTAAATGAAGCTGCGTTAGTGGCAGCACGAACGAATAAAAAGAAAATTGATATGGAGTCTGTAGAAGAAGCGATTGACCGTGTCATTGCTGGAACTTCTAAGAAGAGCCGAGTTATTTCTGAAAAAGAACGAAATATTGTTGCTCACCATGAAGCCGGACATACTGTTGTCGGCGTTAAGCTAGAAAGTGCTGATATGGTACATAAGGTAACTATCGTTCCTCGTGGTCAAGCTGGTGGGTACGCGATGATGCTACCAAAAGAAGATCGTTACTTTATGACGAAACCAGAGCTGTTAGATAAAATTATTGGACTACTTGGTGGACGCGTTGCAGAGGAAGTTATCTTTAATGAAGTAAGTACTGGTGCTCATAATGATTTCCAACGTGCAACAGGAATCGCTCGTAAAATGGTAATGGAATTTGGTATGAGTGATAAACTAGGCCCCGTTCAATTTGGTAACACACAAGGTGAAGTTTTCTTAGGAAGAGATATAAATAATGAACAGAACTATAGTGATGCTATTGCTCATGAAATCGATTTAGAAGTGCAACGCATACTAAAAGAGTGTTATGAGCGTTGTCGTCAAATATTAGAAGAGAATATTGACAGCCTAAAGCTTGTAGCTGAGATGCTACTTGAGCATGAAACGCTGGATGCTGAACAAATTACATCTCTCATTGAAGAAGGTAAATTACCTGAAGACCATCATATGTCGAAAAAAATCAATGGCCACGATGATGAAGATAATAATGAGAATGATGTGAAAGTTAACATTCAAGCAAAAGAAGAGGTATCTGAAATAGATAGCGATACAGACACAGAAGATGCCGAAGAAAAAGAAGAGAATGTTAGCGGAGAAAATGAAGTAGAAAACGACGAGAAAAACAAAAAAGACGAATAA
- the hslO gene encoding Hsp33 family molecular chaperone HslO yields MKDYLVKALAYEGTVRAYAIQSTEMVREAARRHDTWRTVTAALGRALTAGTMMGAMLKGEEKLTVKIEGTGPASPIIIDANAKGEARGYVSNPHVDPDRKPSGKLNVSAAVGEQGSLSVVKDLGMKENFTGSVPLISGELAEDFTYYFASSEQTPSSVALGVIVGKDDLVLSAGGFILQMMPGVKEKTIDEIEARLKEVPPVSQLIEDGLSPEEILYFLLGEKNVKILENIPVAFQCHCSKERIAQAILGLGEDEVKGMIAEDKGAVTECHFCNETYTFTEEELQVILDEIIERK; encoded by the coding sequence GTGAAAGATTATTTAGTAAAAGCTTTAGCATATGAAGGGACAGTGCGTGCTTATGCGATTCAATCAACAGAGATGGTCCGAGAAGCAGCAAGAAGGCATGACACATGGAGAACGGTAACAGCAGCTCTTGGTAGAGCGTTAACGGCAGGAACGATGATGGGAGCTATGCTTAAAGGAGAAGAAAAGCTAACTGTAAAAATAGAAGGAACTGGTCCAGCTAGTCCGATTATCATTGATGCGAATGCAAAAGGTGAAGCGAGAGGCTATGTTTCTAATCCCCACGTTGATCCCGACAGAAAGCCATCGGGAAAATTAAATGTTTCTGCAGCAGTTGGTGAGCAAGGTTCTTTATCTGTTGTGAAGGATTTAGGAATGAAAGAGAATTTCACAGGGAGTGTACCGCTTATATCTGGTGAGCTAGCTGAGGACTTCACTTATTACTTTGCTTCTTCTGAACAGACACCATCCTCTGTTGCGTTAGGCGTTATCGTAGGAAAAGATGATTTAGTTTTGTCAGCTGGAGGATTTATCCTGCAAATGATGCCAGGAGTAAAAGAAAAAACGATTGACGAAATTGAAGCGAGATTGAAGGAAGTACCTCCAGTATCTCAGCTAATTGAAGATGGATTATCTCCTGAAGAGATCTTATACTTTTTACTCGGAGAAAAGAATGTAAAAATTTTAGAAAACATCCCTGTTGCTTTTCAATGTCATTGCTCAAAGGAAAGGATCGCACAAGCGATTTTAGGTCTTGGTGAGGACGAAGTAAAAGGAATGATTGCTGAAGATAAGGGAGCTGTTACAGAGTGTCATTTCTGTAACGAAACATATACATTCACCGAGGAAGAACTTCAAGTCATATTAGATGAAATAATTGAAAGAAAATGA
- the cysK gene encoding cysteine synthase A has protein sequence MAKVVNSITELIGETPLVKLQRLVSENHADVYLKLEFMNPGSSVKDRIALSMIEDAEDKGILKPGDTIVEPTSGNTGIGLAMVAAAKGYRTLIVMPETMSLERRNLLRAYGAELVLTPGPDGMGGAIQKARELQREHGYFMPQQFENEANPKIHRETTGKELLEQVGDQLDAFVSGIGTGGTITGAGQLLKEKFPELHVVAVEPSDSPVLSGGAKGPHKIQGIGAGFVPDILNTEIYDEVVTVSTEQAFEYARRAAREEGILGGISSGAAIYSALQVAEKLGKGKKVVAVIPSNGERYLSTPLYQFEEE, from the coding sequence ATGGCAAAAGTAGTCAATTCAATTACAGAACTTATAGGTGAAACTCCGTTAGTAAAGTTACAGCGTTTAGTATCTGAAAATCATGCAGATGTATATTTAAAGCTTGAATTTATGAATCCTGGAAGTAGTGTTAAAGACAGAATTGCGCTTTCCATGATTGAAGACGCAGAGGATAAAGGGATTTTAAAGCCTGGAGATACAATTGTTGAACCGACAAGTGGTAATACAGGAATCGGTTTAGCAATGGTTGCTGCAGCAAAGGGCTACCGCACTTTAATCGTGATGCCGGAAACGATGAGTTTAGAGCGTCGTAACCTGCTTCGTGCATATGGTGCAGAGCTTGTTCTCACTCCAGGGCCAGACGGAATGGGTGGAGCGATTCAAAAAGCGAGAGAGCTACAGAGAGAACATGGTTATTTCATGCCACAGCAATTTGAAAATGAAGCAAATCCGAAAATCCATCGTGAAACGACTGGTAAGGAACTACTAGAGCAAGTTGGAGACCAGTTAGATGCTTTCGTTTCTGGAATTGGAACAGGCGGTACGATTACTGGAGCTGGACAATTATTAAAAGAGAAATTCCCAGAGCTACATGTCGTTGCGGTTGAGCCAAGTGACTCACCAGTTTTATCTGGTGGAGCGAAAGGACCACATAAAATACAAGGAATTGGTGCGGGGTTTGTTCCTGATATATTGAACACGGAAATTTATGATGAGGTCGTTACTGTATCTACTGAGCAAGCTTTTGAATATGCACGTAGAGCAGCGAGAGAAGAGGGAATTTTAGGTGGAATTTCTTCTGGAGCTGCGATTTATAGTGCCCTTCAAGTAGCTGAAAAGCTAGGAAAAGGGAAAAAGGTAGTTGCTGTGATCCCAAGTAATGGTGAGCGCTACTTAAGTACACCACTTTATCAGTTTGAAGAAGAATAA
- a CDS encoding anthranilate synthase component I family protein — translation MCTKKIAIGNKLPLASVTNNWFITYTALVEKEENHVLLESGRGGRYSIIGMKPWAIIKGKNKEMTIETKDGTEMKKGPLLESLREWLSFYEIETNDDLPDFQGGIIGQFSYDLIREIERLPEDTEDDLGTYDVHFMAFDDIVVIDHMEEMIWFITLTDYKQTGECRLKHMEELWRNDSGSAKPWYHQFQSKPTVEERSFTEDKFIEAVEKTRNYIAAGDVFQVNLSVRETRQLETHPLHIYDCLRKINPSPYMGYFHTPELQLVGGSPELLVKVSGDEVSTRPIAGTRSRGKNEEEDQALANTLINNEKERAEHVMLVDLERNDIGRVCKYGTVEVNELMVIEKYSHVMHIVSNVRGKKADQYDLMDVIAATFPGGTITGAPKIRTMEIIEELEPVRRGVYTGSLGWIGFNGDMELNITIRTMVAKSGKVHVQAGAGIVIDSNPMAEYKESLKKAKALWKAKELSEEEQKQKLV, via the coding sequence ATGTGCACGAAAAAAATAGCCATTGGTAATAAATTACCTTTAGCTTCCGTTACGAATAATTGGTTTATAACATATACTGCTTTAGTTGAAAAAGAAGAAAATCATGTTTTACTAGAGAGTGGAAGAGGTGGCCGCTACTCCATTATAGGCATGAAGCCGTGGGCGATTATTAAAGGGAAAAATAAAGAGATGACGATTGAAACAAAGGATGGAACTGAAATGAAGAAAGGTCCTTTACTTGAATCGTTAAGAGAATGGCTAAGTTTTTATGAAATAGAAACAAATGATGACTTACCTGACTTTCAAGGTGGCATTATTGGGCAGTTTAGTTATGATTTAATTCGAGAAATTGAAAGGTTGCCTGAGGATACGGAAGATGACTTAGGAACATACGATGTTCATTTTATGGCATTTGATGATATCGTTGTTATTGACCATATGGAAGAAATGATATGGTTTATTACGTTAACCGATTATAAACAAACTGGTGAATGTCGATTAAAACATATGGAAGAACTTTGGCGGAATGATTCTGGGAGCGCGAAACCTTGGTACCACCAGTTTCAATCTAAACCGACAGTTGAGGAACGGTCTTTTACTGAGGATAAATTTATTGAAGCGGTGGAAAAGACGCGAAATTATATAGCAGCTGGCGATGTCTTTCAAGTTAACTTATCTGTAAGAGAAACGAGACAGTTAGAAACACATCCGCTTCACATATATGATTGCTTGAGAAAAATTAACCCGTCTCCATATATGGGATATTTTCATACACCAGAATTGCAATTAGTCGGAGGTTCACCAGAACTTTTAGTAAAAGTAAGTGGAGATGAGGTAAGTACGCGTCCGATTGCAGGAACCCGTTCAAGGGGCAAAAATGAAGAAGAAGATCAGGCGCTTGCGAATACGTTAATTAATAATGAAAAGGAAAGAGCGGAGCACGTGATGCTTGTCGATCTTGAAAGAAATGATATTGGACGAGTATGTAAATATGGTACTGTTGAAGTAAATGAGTTAATGGTCATTGAAAAATACTCCCATGTGATGCATATTGTTTCAAATGTAAGGGGAAAAAAAGCAGACCAATATGACTTAATGGACGTCATTGCAGCTACTTTCCCTGGAGGAACGATTACCGGAGCACCGAAAATTAGAACGATGGAAATTATTGAAGAGCTAGAGCCCGTTCGACGAGGCGTTTATACCGGATCACTTGGTTGGATTGGCTTTAACGGGGATATGGAGCTAAATATTACAATTAGGACTATGGTCGCAAAATCAGGTAAAGTACACGTTCAAGCAGGAGCAGGTATTGTCATAGACTCCAATCCTATGGCAGAATATAAGGAATCATTAAAAAAAGCAAAAGCGTTATGGAAAGCAAAAGAGCTGAGTGAAGAAGAGCAAAAACAAAAATTAGTTTAG